A genome region from Helicobacter jaachi includes the following:
- a CDS encoding TonB-dependent receptor domain-containing protein: MLMNSLWGGGGTTESSTQDSKEVKKVNLGRSVVSATGYEQDIKDAPASISIIDREEILTRPVRDLGDIVQDVPGVYVEASKTGANTISMRGLASGYTLILVDGKRQNVAQGFGANGIDATTSFMPPANMIERVEVIRGPASVIYGSDAMGGVINIITKKHSDETTAGIQLDTRLAEESDVFGNIYGFNAYLNAPLVKDKLSLNLRGGYKYGEQNAFLKPAYILANQTGTSRANPYLGWSATGFTQYNLGGRINFTPNKNNYIYLDSEMYFGRYGSLNTSGNSITAVRDFTRYNNILSHEASYDWGKISSYVQYARTSYRSHADSWRMANHLSGLTPGASSGDTLGAPKINDDVVVQSTYTNDFDFGKAGALIVNGGVYYMWQRLIVPRSVNLTTGAITSEEDKRDMNQVAAFAEGEYLINQYISTTLGLRYNYSDIFKAVPNPRFYVNINPTDWLTFKAGVTSGVRVPNLSYLYEGYTESTSGNTTTYTYGNKDLKPEESLNYELSAILDTDSAMFILTGFYTDFRNQIETVGFNGDMCSTGSTNQCRTYRNLDKSLMTGAEVSLKLKPMYGFSLDANYGFTHTEVVSFSGSNTAGENPVGRAVNSIPRHSFTITPRYSYQNFDVYLRWSGKYKTPTPTPIGTNAGRLDQTKAILGNYYKDYQLVDVAATYKFAKKYAITLAVNNLLNVNFVDLTPYSNNTNAMNNYQRILPSRNYWLTFRADF, encoded by the coding sequence ATGCTGATGAACAGCTTGTGGGGGGGGGGGGGCACAACTGAAAGCTCTACTCAAGATTCTAAAGAAGTAAAAAAGGTAAATCTTGGTCGCTCGGTGGTGAGTGCCACAGGCTATGAGCAGGATATTAAAGACGCGCCCGCGAGCATTTCTATCATTGATAGGGAGGAAATCCTCACGCGTCCGGTGCGGGATTTGGGTGATATTGTGCAAGATGTGCCGGGCGTATATGTGGAGGCAAGTAAAACAGGGGCTAATACCATTTCTATGCGCGGGCTAGCTTCTGGCTATACGCTTATTCTCGTAGATGGCAAACGCCAAAATGTCGCACAGGGCTTTGGTGCAAATGGTATAGACGCAACCACTTCATTTATGCCACCGGCAAATATGATTGAGCGCGTGGAGGTGATACGCGGACCTGCATCAGTGATTTATGGTAGTGATGCAATGGGTGGGGTGATAAATATCATTACCAAAAAGCATAGCGATGAGACAACCGCTGGCATTCAGCTTGATACGCGTTTAGCAGAGGAGAGTGATGTATTTGGTAATATCTATGGGTTTAATGCCTATCTTAATGCCCCGCTTGTCAAAGATAAACTTTCTTTAAACTTACGCGGAGGCTATAAATATGGGGAGCAAAATGCATTTTTAAAGCCTGCTTACATTCTGGCTAATCAAACAGGCACTAGCAGGGCAAATCCTTATCTAGGCTGGAGTGCTACTGGCTTTACACAATATAACTTAGGTGGGCGCATAAACTTCACACCAAATAAAAACAATTATATCTATCTGGATTCTGAAATGTATTTTGGACGCTATGGCTCGCTTAATACTTCGGGCAATTCAATCACAGCAGTTCGGGACTTCACAAGATATAATAATATCCTAAGCCATGAGGCAAGCTATGACTGGGGTAAAATATCTAGCTATGTGCAGTATGCGCGCACAAGCTACCGCTCACACGCCGATAGCTGGAGAATGGCAAATCACCTTAGCGGGCTTACTCCGGGAGCATCAAGCGGAGATACATTAGGTGCGCCAAAGATTAATGATGATGTCGTGGTGCAATCCACCTATACTAATGACTTTGATTTTGGCAAGGCAGGCGCGCTTATTGTAAATGGTGGAGTGTATTATATGTGGCAGCGATTAATTGTGCCTAGAAGTGTGAATCTAACCACAGGCGCAATTACTAGCGAAGAAGACAAGCGCGATATGAATCAAGTAGCCGCCTTTGCAGAGGGTGAATATTTGATTAATCAATACATTAGCACTACTCTAGGCTTGCGCTACAACTATAGTGATATTTTTAAAGCTGTGCCAAATCCACGCTTTTATGTGAATATTAATCCTACCGATTGGCTTACTTTTAAAGCTGGTGTAACAAGCGGCGTGCGCGTGCCAAACCTTAGCTATTTGTATGAGGGCTATACAGAATCTACCTCAGGAAACACGACTACATACACTTATGGAAATAAAGACTTAAAGCCAGAGGAGAGCCTAAACTACGAGCTAAGCGCGATTTTAGACACTGATAGTGCGATGTTTATCCTTACTGGATTCTATACAGACTTTAGAAATCAAATTGAGACTGTGGGCTTTAATGGCGATATGTGTTCAACTGGTAGCACTAATCAATGCCGCACTTATCGCAACCTTGATAAATCACTTATGACAGGAGCGGAAGTAAGCCTTAAGCTAAAGCCTATGTATGGATTTTCGCTTGATGCAAACTATGGCTTTACACATACAGAAGTGGTATCTTTCTCCGGTAGCAATACAGCAGGTGAAAATCCTGTAGGCAGGGCTGTGAATTCTATCCCTCGCCATAGCTTTACTATTACGCCGCGCTATAGCTATCAAAACTTTGATGTGTATTTGCGCTGGAGTGGGAAGTATAAAACGCCAACTCCCACACCTATTGGCACAAATGCAGGCAGGCTAGACCAAACAAAGGCTATTTTGGGCAATTATTACAAAGACTATCAGCTTGTAGATGTGGCAGCTACTTATAAGTTTGCTAAAAAATATGCCATAACTTTGGCGGTAAATAATTTACTTAATGTGAATTTTGTGGATTTAACGCCCTATAGCAATAACACCAATGCAATGAATAATTACCAACGCATTTTGCCTAGCCGCAATTACTGGCTCACTTTCCGCGCGGACTTTTAG
- the moaA gene encoding GTP 3',8-cyclase MoaA: MLIDTFERTIDYMRVSVTKQCNFRCQYCMPDTPDDFVDESLLPLPKMLAFIKIAIDNGIKKLRFTGGEPLLRPDLSEFIAQIHAYAPQVELTLTTNAYLLERYASALRQAGLSRINISLDSLKDERIRLISKRDALPQILRGIFKASDLGFKIKLNMVPLKKINDDEIVDMLHFAKMYGFGIRFIEFMENTHAKAGLQGLRSDEMLNIISAAYPVRMVKKDVFGPAKLYEINFDSALDSVTYAPFGFGIISPHEDDFCKSCNRIRLTSDGVICPCLYYQESVNLHKAIMQGDREQMQRLLELSVKNKPEKNQWEKDMCEDLHSSRAFYYTGG; encoded by the coding sequence ATGCTTATAGATACTTTTGAACGCACTATCGATTATATGCGCGTATCAGTGACTAAACAATGCAATTTCCGCTGCCAATATTGTATGCCAGATACCCCAGATGATTTTGTTGATGAAAGCCTGCTCCCGCTGCCTAAAATGCTAGCATTTATAAAAATTGCTATTGATAATGGCATTAAAAAGTTACGATTTACCGGTGGTGAGCCGCTTTTGCGCCCGGATTTGAGTGAATTTATCGCGCAAATTCACGCCTATGCGCCTCAAGTGGAGCTTACACTCACTACAAACGCCTATTTGCTTGAGCGCTATGCGAGTGCGCTAAGGCAAGCAGGACTTTCGCGCATTAATATTTCGCTAGATTCTCTAAAAGATGAGCGCATTAGGCTTATTTCAAAGCGCGACGCGCTGCCACAGATTCTAAGAGGGATTTTTAAAGCCAGTGATTTAGGCTTTAAAATTAAGCTTAATATGGTGCCGCTAAAAAAAATCAATGATGATGAGATAGTGGATATGCTGCATTTTGCCAAGATGTATGGCTTTGGCATTCGTTTTATTGAATTTATGGAGAATACCCATGCAAAAGCAGGCTTGCAGGGCTTAAGGAGCGATGAAATGCTTAATATCATTAGCGCAGCGTATCCTGTGCGTATGGTAAAAAAAGATGTTTTTGGTCCAGCAAAGCTCTATGAAATCAACTTTGATTCTGCGCTAGATTCTGTCACTTATGCGCCTTTTGGTTTTGGCATTATCTCCCCGCACGAAGATGACTTCTGTAAAAGCTGCAATCGCATTCGCTTAACTAGCGATGGCGTGATATGCCCTTGCTTGTATTATCAAGAAAGTGTGAATTTGCACAAAGCCATTATGCAGGGTGATAGGGAGCAAATGCAGCGCCTCCTTGAACTCTCTGTGAAAAATAAGCCCGAAAAAAACCAATGGGAAAAGGATATGTGCGAGGATTTGCATTCAAGTCGGGCATTCTACTACACCGGCGGATAA
- a CDS encoding Cj0069 family protein, whose product MKKHVVFFEAVGGTDKGYDGHRKDTVPMMDYLKKLGWGAEVVFFTDEILKDKDKTQKIYDYVKGVADAYVSRVNPGNLKEEKLYFDVLRKLCDDGVIGMPHPDAMIGYGAKDALTKLRNTELVPTDTMAYYDPEEAKRIGVKWESGGEHDFKHYFPHTLTKGERVLKQNRGSTGEGIWRVQLKHPEKYAGLDRIPLDAEIRCTEAVDNHVEEHKLGEFMDFCEKYLKGDNGMLVDMRFLPRIKEGEIRILMLYKDPIYVVHKKPAEGADAFSATLFSGAKYRYDKPEQWQKLVDYFLNNLPDIKQKLGNYDLPLIWTADFILDGKPGEDKYCLGEINCSCVGFTSPVEFLDKTARRVANTIINIVEDAQS is encoded by the coding sequence ATGAAAAAACACGTTGTTTTTTTTGAAGCGGTAGGCGGCACTGATAAAGGCTATGATGGACATAGAAAAGATACGGTTCCTATGATGGACTATCTTAAAAAGCTCGGTTGGGGCGCGGAAGTTGTTTTTTTTACTGACGAGATTTTAAAGGATAAGGATAAAACGCAAAAGATTTATGACTATGTCAAAGGCGTGGCTGATGCGTATGTTTCGCGTGTGAATCCGGGCAATTTGAAAGAGGAAAAGCTCTACTTTGATGTGCTGCGAAAGCTCTGCGATGATGGCGTTATCGGTATGCCGCACCCTGATGCGATGATTGGCTATGGGGCAAAAGACGCGCTTACAAAGCTGCGAAATACCGAGCTTGTGCCTACTGACACGATGGCGTATTATGACCCAGAGGAGGCGAAGCGAATTGGTGTAAAATGGGAGAGCGGCGGCGAGCATGACTTTAAGCATTACTTCCCGCATACGCTTACAAAGGGCGAGCGCGTGTTGAAGCAAAATCGCGGTAGCACGGGAGAGGGCATTTGGCGTGTGCAGTTAAAGCACCCTGAAAAATACGCCGGACTTGATAGAATCCCGCTAGATGCGGAAATCCGCTGCACAGAGGCTGTGGATAATCATGTCGAGGAGCATAAGCTTGGCGAGTTTATGGACTTTTGCGAGAAATATTTGAAAGGCGATAATGGAATGCTTGTTGATATGCGATTTTTGCCGCGCATTAAAGAGGGCGAGATACGCATTTTGATGCTGTATAAAGACCCAATTTATGTCGTGCATAAAAAGCCAGCTGAAGGTGCGGACGCCTTTTCTGCTACGCTATTTAGCGGGGCGAAATACCGCTATGATAAGCCTGAGCAGTGGCAAAAGCTAGTTGATTATTTCCTTAATAACCTGCCTGATATTAAGCAAAAGCTAGGCAACTACGACTTACCGCTGATTTGGACTGCGGACTTCATTTTAGATGGTAAGCCAGGCGAGGATAAATATTGTCTAGGCGAGATTAACTGCTCTTGCGTGGGCTTTACTTCTCCTGTGGAGTTCCTTGATAAGACTGCGCGCCGCGTGGCTAATACGATTATTAACATTGTGGAGGACGCACAAAGCTAG
- a CDS encoding heavy metal translocating P-type ATPase, protein MRCNHCQLEYDKAALFTRYNDKGEELHFCCAGCEGVYFLLQDASLTSFYDKLSSPLSPPPSFTNTDKQHHLARFDTQAFEQKYIQNLPSGLCEVHLIISGIHCAACIWLNEKLLSNTEGVESVAINYTNNKASIIWDREKLPLSKIIALIQSIGYDAYAYDSTLQESADKAQMREYYIRVIVALFCTMNIMWVAVAQYSGYFLGIDKDAKDILNIASFALCTPALFYSGFVFYRSSFYGLKHGFVGMDLLVCVGSTLTYIYSIYAALTRSGETYFESVSMIITFVLIGKFLEVRARKNAGDSLDKLSHLLPTSVIVCDSDNTTREVTPEAVNVGDIILVRAGDKIAIDGVLCSPSALFDTKAISGEALPKACKEGESVLSGYINLNHQIFYRATKAFSQSLMSHIISLVSSSLSHRPRIQNLANTLSQYFSRVILSIALLCFLGWYFVGEVGMERSLMIAISVIIIACPCALALATPIASVVGIGESYRHNVLFKQAKFLETLAKARLVVFDKTGTLTLGKPQVQKCHLQQPYDKALLLQFVRLSKHPVAEGIRDFISSHFIKSTLTESKPIESNFIESSAPDSINQNSALVRDFRQFDAQGISAYVGDAQLVGGNLAFLAQLGFEIPNITLGSGMVFGYGIIESSAHKPYKLLEIFELYDELKPYAKQLVAYLKERDIQSVMLSGDRAQSVAQISQKVGITQALSLLSPLQKAQWIESYKSNHPSHVVVMIGDGINDAPALSKSDIAISMGAGSDIAILSSDVVILDDKLTTLRNAFEIAHQTYKNIKQNIALSIGYNALSVPLAVMGFVIPLFAALSMSFSSILVVLNSLRLKYFKAVEAKA, encoded by the coding sequence ATGCGCTGCAATCACTGCCAACTTGAATACGACAAAGCGGCGTTATTCACACGCTATAACGACAAAGGTGAAGAGCTACATTTTTGCTGTGCGGGGTGTGAGGGCGTGTATTTTTTATTACAAGATGCCTCCCTTACAAGCTTTTATGACAAACTTAGCTCCCCGCTCTCTCCGCCGCCCTCTTTTACAAACACTGATAAACAACATCACTTAGCGCGATTTGACACGCAAGCCTTTGAGCAAAAATACATACAGAATCTGCCTAGCGGCTTATGCGAGGTGCATTTAATTATTAGCGGCATTCACTGCGCGGCGTGTATTTGGCTCAATGAAAAGCTGCTCTCAAATACAGAGGGCGTAGAAAGTGTGGCGATTAATTATACAAATAACAAAGCAAGCATTATTTGGGATAGGGAGAAACTGCCGCTAAGCAAGATTATTGCGCTTATTCAGTCTATTGGCTATGATGCGTATGCGTATGATAGCACGCTACAGGAGAGCGCGGATAAGGCGCAGATGAGGGAATACTATATCCGCGTGATTGTGGCACTCTTTTGCACGATGAATATTATGTGGGTGGCAGTGGCGCAGTATAGCGGCTATTTTTTGGGCATAGATAAAGATGCAAAAGATATTTTAAATATCGCTTCATTTGCGCTCTGCACGCCCGCACTTTTCTACTCTGGCTTTGTATTTTATCGCTCTAGCTTTTATGGATTAAAACATGGCTTTGTGGGTATGGATTTGCTTGTATGCGTAGGCTCAACGCTCACTTATATTTACTCTATTTATGCCGCACTCACGCGCAGTGGGGAGACTTATTTTGAATCTGTGAGTATGATTATCACCTTTGTGCTTATTGGCAAATTTTTAGAAGTGCGTGCGCGCAAAAATGCCGGCGATAGCCTTGATAAACTAAGTCACCTTTTGCCTACAAGCGTGATAGTGTGCGATAGTGATAACACCACGCGCGAAGTCACGCCTGAAGCGGTGAATGTGGGCGATATAATTTTAGTGCGCGCGGGTGATAAGATTGCCATTGATGGCGTGCTTTGCTCCCCTAGCGCGCTTTTTGACACTAAAGCCATTAGCGGTGAAGCCCTGCCCAAAGCGTGCAAAGAGGGTGAAAGCGTGCTATCTGGCTACATTAATCTTAATCATCAAATCTTTTATCGCGCCACAAAGGCATTTTCACAAAGCCTTATGAGCCATATTATTTCGCTTGTTAGCTCCTCGCTCTCCCATCGCCCGCGCATACAAAATCTTGCCAATACTTTGTCGCAGTATTTTTCGCGCGTGATTTTAAGTATCGCGCTTTTATGCTTTTTGGGCTGGTATTTTGTGGGCGAAGTGGGTATGGAGCGCTCACTTATGATTGCTATATCTGTGATTATAATTGCTTGCCCTTGCGCATTAGCGCTTGCTACGCCTATTGCTTCAGTGGTGGGCATAGGCGAATCTTATCGCCACAATGTGCTTTTTAAGCAAGCTAAGTTTTTAGAAACCTTAGCCAAAGCGCGCCTTGTGGTGTTTGACAAAACAGGCACGCTCACACTAGGTAAGCCTCAAGTGCAAAAATGCCATTTGCAACAGCCCTATGATAAAGCCTTGCTTTTACAATTTGTGCGATTAAGCAAACACCCTGTAGCAGAGGGTATTAGGGATTTTATCTCATCACATTTTATAAAATCCACACTTACAGAATCTAAGCCTATAGAATCTAACTTTATAGAATCTAGCGCGCCAGATTCTATAAATCAAAATAGCGCCCTAGTGCGCGATTTTAGGCAGTTTGACGCGCAGGGCATTAGCGCGTATGTGGGTGATGCGCAATTAGTAGGAGGGAATTTAGCCTTTCTTGCGCAGCTAGGCTTTGAAATCCCAAATATCACGCTTGGCAGCGGTATGGTCTTTGGCTATGGGATTATAGAATCTAGCGCGCATAAGCCCTATAAATTGCTTGAAATTTTTGAACTTTATGATGAATTAAAGCCCTACGCAAAGCAGCTCGTGGCGTATTTGAAAGAGCGGGATATACAAAGCGTAATGTTAAGTGGCGATAGAGCGCAAAGTGTAGCGCAAATAAGCCAAAAAGTGGGCATTACACAGGCTTTGAGCCTACTCTCCCCACTGCAAAAAGCTCAATGGATAGAATCTTACAAATCTAATCACCCCTCACATGTGGTAGTGATGATAGGCGATGGCATTAATGACGCGCCCGCACTTAGCAAAAGCGATATTGCCATATCTATGGGCGCGGGGAGTGATATAGCCATTTTAAGCAGCGATGTAGTAATCCTTGATGATAAGCTCACCACCTTGCGCAATGCCTTTGAAATCGCGCACCAAACTTATAAAAACATTAAACAAAATATCGCCCTAAGCATTGGCTATAATGCTTTAAGCGTGCCGCTAGCGGTTATGGGCTTTGTGATACCGCTCTTTGCCGCGCTCTCTATGAGTTTTAGCTCTATTTTAGTGGTGCTTAACTCCTTGCGCTTAAAATATTTTAAAGCCGTTGAGGCTAAAGCTTAA
- the mobA gene encoding molybdenum cofactor guanylyltransferase MobA, giving the protein MQKIDTPCVILAGGKSSRLGADKTQVDFGNRTLSEWIFLHLQSMCEQVYMSVKQTDKFNFHAPFLIESSPIYAPIIGMINAFKQLDSQSLLFISVDTPFITQKTLSHIASAQNPIAFAQSTDRAHYLISKWDKSMLDALLWAFKSKDYSLHRIVESHPHTAIEASEEECFNINTMTDYHNALKMFENLQ; this is encoded by the coding sequence ATGCAAAAGATTGATACACCTTGTGTTATCCTAGCAGGCGGTAAAAGCTCGCGTTTGGGAGCGGATAAAACGCAAGTAGATTTTGGCAATCGCACTCTAAGCGAGTGGATTTTTCTGCATTTGCAAAGTATGTGCGAGCAAGTCTATATGAGTGTGAAGCAAACAGATAAATTTAACTTCCACGCACCATTTTTGATAGAATCTAGCCCCATTTACGCGCCTATCATCGGTATGATAAATGCCTTTAAGCAGCTAGATTCTCAATCTTTGCTTTTTATAAGCGTGGATACGCCATTTATAACGCAAAAAACACTCTCCCACATCGCCTCTGCGCAAAATCCTATCGCCTTTGCGCAAAGCACGGATAGAGCGCATTATCTTATATCAAAATGGGATAAAAGTATGCTAGATGCGCTTTTGTGGGCTTTTAAATCTAAAGATTATTCACTGCATCGTATTGTAGAATCTCACCCACACACGGCTATTGAGGCAAGCGAGGAGGAGTGCTTTAATATCAATACCATGACAGATTATCATAACGCGCTTAAGATGTTTGAGAATCTGCAATAG
- the mqnE gene encoding aminofutalosine synthase MqnE — translation MDLLHKVLDQEAHLSPSELSGLYEYDIFTLGDVANALRTKLYGKKVFFNNNRHINPSNICADVCKFCAFSASRKNPNPYSMSIDEILSQAHTAYNNGAKELHIVSSHNPNYTYEWYFELFREVKKALPQVHLKALTAAEVDYLDRISNKGYQKVLEDMLEAGVDSMPGGGAEIFDEGVRKYICRGKVSSKRWLEIHSYWHTLGKMSNATMLFGHIESREHRIDHMLRLRDTQSKNGKAERKEGGFNAFIPLLYQRQNNFLKVQAFPSGQEVLKTISIARILLHNIPHIKAYWATLGLNMAIVAQDFGADDMDGTIQHESIQSAAGAKSKSGLSKQELISQIKDAGFRAIERDSLYNELVEC, via the coding sequence ATGGATTTATTACACAAGGTTTTAGACCAAGAGGCGCATTTAAGCCCAAGTGAGCTAAGCGGGCTTTATGAATATGATATTTTTACCTTAGGCGATGTCGCAAATGCCCTGCGCACGAAACTCTATGGCAAAAAGGTGTTTTTTAATAATAACCGCCACATTAATCCTAGCAATATTTGCGCTGATGTGTGCAAATTCTGCGCGTTTTCAGCCTCGCGCAAAAATCCAAACCCTTACTCTATGAGCATTGATGAGATTCTCTCCCAAGCCCACACCGCCTACAATAATGGCGCAAAGGAGCTGCACATCGTTTCAAGTCATAATCCAAACTATACTTATGAATGGTATTTTGAGCTTTTTAGAGAAGTCAAAAAGGCTTTGCCACAGGTGCATTTAAAGGCTTTGACCGCGGCGGAAGTGGATTATTTAGATAGAATCTCAAACAAAGGCTATCAAAAAGTGCTAGAAGATATGCTAGAAGCAGGCGTAGATTCTATGCCCGGCGGGGGAGCGGAGATTTTTGATGAGGGCGTGCGCAAGTATATTTGCAGGGGGAAAGTAAGCTCAAAGCGCTGGCTTGAAATCCACTCCTACTGGCACACTCTAGGTAAAATGAGTAATGCTACTATGCTTTTTGGGCATATAGAATCTAGAGAGCATCGCATTGACCATATGTTGCGCCTGCGCGATACGCAGAGCAAAAATGGCAAGGCAGAGCGCAAAGAGGGCGGCTTTAATGCCTTTATCCCCCTATTGTATCAGCGGCAAAATAATTTTTTAAAAGTGCAGGCTTTCCCTAGCGGACAAGAGGTGTTAAAGACTATAAGCATAGCTAGAATTTTATTGCATAATATTCCGCATATTAAGGCGTATTGGGCGACTTTGGGGCTAAATATGGCAATTGTCGCGCAAGATTTTGGCGCAGATGATATGGATGGCACTATCCAGCATGAAAGCATACAATCTGCCGCAGGCGCTAAAAGCAAGAGCGGACTAAGCAAGCAAGAGCTTATTTCGCAGATTAAAGATGCGGGATTTCGCGCTATTGAGCGGGATTCTTTGTATAATGAACTTGTTGAGTGCTAA